Within the Vigna angularis cultivar LongXiaoDou No.4 chromosome 10, ASM1680809v1, whole genome shotgun sequence genome, the region tgccatccgaggttagtcctatatgtccaaagtacccctaaggactaggtaCTCATGTCGTTCCCACAAATGatctaccctcctctacgtgaggacgagtactcacggaacatcaggatgaatcgccaGCTAAGCATTGCCActttcatactttacaaattcaaTATTCacccaagagtcgttcctccccggaacgctcgttcaaaatccacaaccttttattcatctcatatactcttcatcttttataattcttcactttaaagtcattttttatCACAGGTTCTAAGAATgtaaaataccgaacgttcaaccccCTTCAAAACGAGATGAACAATAGGGACGAGACCGAGAAATTTCCCGTTCCGGAAATTAGAATAAAACCTAAAGGATTACTGTTAGATTTAAGAAATAGACTGGGTATAATTTAAGCAATATATGACGAACCTTAAtcacttgaatcagttaaatgaaccgACTCTTGTGACTACAACCAACACTTCAAAGAATAGATTAATTTCAGAAACTTTAGATCAGAGAAAATGAATATAGATGTATCAAGACGTTAAAGAACTATACGTAGAATAATTCATATACAAAAACCTAATGCATGTCAATGACCGATCACTGTAAGGAGATTTTACtgaaattggacgaacgctgtttTATCAAAGTTGATCACTCAGAGACGAGTACAAACGCTCGGTATAAGATCGAGTGCCACTCATTACGAGAGCTTGGGGTGAGGCCTATTActaattaaacttataatagaaatattaataataatataataagatacgATGGGAACAATGTTTAGGAAATaactaaatatacaaatacaagTTTACGAGATTTTCAGTTCAACACGTAACACTCAGCTGCATCTACGATTGGTCGAACGCTTAACCGTAGTACTATTACAAGAAGGCGCTtgtcctcaactagaattcttcccaaatggaagaattcaatttcaaagaagtttactagaaacaccgaacggtcaaggaccgttcaatgcCGAACGTTCAATATCTTAGAGgaatttcatattcagaatttatttatattcaaactcatttctcagtacatacttcataatttcatacattcatatcaaaGCACATTTCATATTACTCATACATCAGCTCATAATCATtatcatatatcaaataatcATATATCACAAAGTCATGCTTCATACAACTCACAAAATGTCCATGCATCACAGTAAAAgcatacgaattaaattgaataagcttcccttacctctaacgtgaacgaacgtcctacaGACCGCAACTCGGTTTGCCAAACTAAgattccttctaccctcaatgcTCAACTACTCTtcaaaccaaaatcaaacaacaGACCAAAAGGGTTCAGAATTAAACCAGGGACTCAtacaaccagaacttggtttgtaTGTTCAcaagaacgaacgactaaggggaaggaaacttaccagtttcagaactcGAAACTGTTCGGTTCAAATTGAAGCTTAGGACGCCGGGAGTGTTCCTACGGTGTCTGAATAAAGATCGGAGAAGAGATAGGgtgagttttcttagagagaagatagaatttctagtgagaaggaggagaaaaatgaaagttCAGAGTTTGggaagaagatgcatgcagaagagagtgagaagaggtttttcagaaaatcagttttttgtttaaaacgaacgtccgctctcatgctgacacctgcattccactatctgattttctaATCCTCGTGGCTTGACACCTGCCGTCCGCGTAGAGgattttgggtgcgttttaatgagatttgacactaagtaacttttttaaaattaaaataactaattatagtaaaaatattcctacaaatataaataaaaaattattatttttattataaacttgatttatctttatttttatagttataattttattattttttgttattataaaaaaataacctcATAAACATAATTCACGTGTTTTCAACGGtatatcataatattattttcaataaaataatcaatgcACAcgataatgtttaaaaaatattaaaatatagaaactaTTTAGatatttctaaaacaaaatGATACAATACAACTATCCTCTTtaaataatctaaatatagtattcaatattagaatatttaatcaaactttaaattgttttttaaatacaatatgacaaattaaatattgtttttttattagaattatttatcataCTATATACAATATcaagtaaaatatattactaataaaattaaagtaataataatatataaaacaaattataaaaatactttattaatgatataattaatatagctcaaatattttttctaatttaatatttcaaaattaatatcaatgtccaatttcaatataaatatgcaaaagaaaaaaattgatcgGGTTTGAAACTAGTTCAATTTAAACAAGCTTTCGTGTTAAAAGTTTATTAACAAGTAACcttaattaagaagaaaaacctCACGAGTGTGGTTTTATTTTCAAGTTCTTTGACATTGTTGTATAGTattatttcttgttttgttgCTTTCGTGCATCAGTTGCCGCCACCATGCCTTCAGTGCATCGGGGAAACTTCCCCAATCGTCAAACGCAATTTTCCGCTCGGTACTCTCGTAGACCCTGTTAGGGTTTCAGAATCACTTCAGAACGAAAAAGTAAATACTAACCTTTCAATTTGTGATTCAATATTTGTTATATGTTCCTATGCAGGAGGCAGAAGATAATGCAACAGAAGAAGTCCCTTCCGATTGCTTCAGGTATTTATCTATTGCCTTAATCTTTTAggtgttaatattttaatttcaacttgGCAATGTgtaataattagaataattacaGAATGAAAGTATCAGTGTTAACATTGTTTATATTTGTTGTAGTTGAGAAAAGACTGGTTAAAGAGGTTCGGAAGAACGACGTGTTGATTATTGTTGGTGAAACTGGAAGTGGAAAGACTACTCGTAGGTTACCTTTATTCTTGTCGAGTGACTGTGTTTAATCTAGGTTTTCAGGATAAATGGTTTTAGGATAGTGGATTTCACAATGTTATGTTGTTCTGTGTAGAAATTCCACAGTTTCTGCTTGATGCTGGATTGTGCCGCGATGGAAGGGTTATTGGGATAACACAACCTAGACGTGTAGCTGCTGTCACTGTCGCAAAAAGAGTTGCTGAGGAGTGTGGTGTTGAGTTGGGTCAGAAGGTTGGGTATTCGGTTAGATTTGATGACACTACTTCTGGCTCAACAAGGATCAAGTACATGACAGACGGTTTGCTTTTGAGGTACTCATTTTGAATAGCATGAATTGCTTTTTTGTCTTTTCCCTAAAGTTTACCAATCAAAACAGAGTCTTTTGATTTTTCGTATAAAAAACAGAAGATATTATACTTAGatgaaaatttttctttttctttttatctgtgTGAAGTTGGTGGGATTTCAGGATTTGTGATTTGGTTTACCATCCCCTCTTACTGAGATGGGATTGTGGAATTAATATGGCTATATATTTGGAACTGCTAAAAAAGGTTTTGAATTAAAGTATCTTGTTTACCATGATTTTATGAGAATAGCAGTGTTGATATACATTCTATTGCGCTTACAGGGAAGCATTGTTGGATCCATATCTTTCTAAGTATTCTGTTATAATTGTTGACGAGGCACATGAGAGGACTGTTCACACTGATGTCTTGATGGGTTTGCTAAAGAAGGTACAACTAGCCCGGTCAAGTTCTGTCACTGATGGTCAGAGTGGCCGTTTTCATAAGATGCCCCGCCATGAGAAGTATGCACCATTGAAGTTAATCATCATGTCTGCAAGTCTTGATGCTCGGGCTTTCTCTGAATACTTTGGTGGTGCAAAAGCTGTTCACATACAAGGGAGACAGTTTCctgttgatatattttatactCGCATTGCAGAGACAGATTATTTGGATGCTTCCTTGATAACAATATTCCAGGTTTTTGGTTTATTTAGTCCATGTATTTCAATATACTTAAAGTTGTCATGATGAATGGAAAATAAAGTTCATGTAATTGCTGCTTAAACTTAAATTCATATATGTCTTTGATTACATAGATTCATTTAGAGGAGGGTCCTGGTGATATACTAGTATTTCTGACTGGGCAAGAAGAGATTGAATCTGTTGAGAGGCTTATCAATGAGAAACTCCCACAATTACCTCAAGAAAATCAGAAGCTTTTAATTGTACCTATATTTGCCGCTCTTCCATCTGAGCAGCAGATGCGGGTCTTTGCACCAGCTCCATCTGGGTTTCGCAAGGTACACTAGCCACATGTTTGATCTAATTAACATATGCTGATGgtagaattaaataaaatggtaaaaatttTTTGATTACCTAtttctaaaactattttattttattttgaagcaGTTGTATTTCCTGTTGAAACACCTTCATTTTCTCTGATTATGTTGACAAATTGATTATGttgacaaatttaaaataaatgccGGTTATTATTGAGTTCCAGTAGGTTTAGGAGATGCGCATATGATAAATAGCGGAAGCGTGGTGGGCCCATAACCCAGGATCAGAACCtgtgataccaacttaagatttttagagggcttaattgatccttctcacaatcttctatttatatgaataaattgatacacaagtacatgataaatagggtaaccctagacacaatataatcatgataaatagggtaatcctagacacaatataatcatgataaatagggtaatcctagacacaatataatcatgataaatagggtaaccctagacacaatataatcatgataaataggataatcctagacacaatataatcatgataaatagggtaatcctagacacaatataatcatgataaatagggtaacccttgacacactataatgatgataaaataggataaatattctaacaGTTGTTTTGCACACATGATTTGTGTATTGATCATTAATAATTGATTAGCATGAGCAAGCAAACAACACTATGCACTCTGAACATGATCCAGCTCCTGTGTTTCCCGTTTATGTAGTAATGTCATCTTCTTGCAACATTGTCATTTACTGCTTCTCTTATTTTTACCACAATCCACTTTTACTAGCAGTCACACTGAGGGTGAAGTAGTTGTGTTTACCAACCAACAATATGTATTACTGAACCCATCACCTTACAATTGCATCCACTGCAACTACTATCATCTTAGTCATCACCTCTACTACTGCTGATGCTTTATTTCTCTCAACTAACACTGTtactgttttaaaaaataagtcaattgCCTTGCTATAGTTCCTACAGATAATACATTGAAGAgtttgtaattttgaacttgAACACCACCTATATAATGCAAACTTATATAGAGTTAGAATAAACTCTtgagatttatatttattacctTTTTTAGCGTTATTATACTTATctctttgttgtttttgaaggTGATATTGGCAACTAATATTGCTGAGACATCAGTAACAATTCCCGGAATCAAATATGTAATTGATCCTGGATTTGTTAAAGCACGTTCCTATGACCCTGGAAAAGGCATGGAATCCTTGATTATAGTGCCTACATCCAAGTCCCAGGCTCTGCAAAGAAGGTGGTGCTAGATTATGTTTCAGTCTGTTTAATGCTTAATTGTGGTTTGTAAATAATGGTTGAATTAATTTGGTTAGTGGAAATGAAGTTTGACTCAATTTGACTGAGAATGACTTCCTTCTGTATTTTCGATTGAGTTTTGTAATTGAGATCTCTGGATTTCTTGAGGGAAACACGGTATTGCATGACAAGGACTTTTTAGATGTGAATCTACCATCAATTTTtctagtatttattatttatttgaaattagtATGCTTGCATGTGCTTGACtgctttaaattttgtttattggTTAAAGCGGAAGATAATAAACCTTTCAATATATCTTATAGGAAAAGAATAAACCTGTAATGTAAAGTATCATCCCTttcatgaaatattttaatttgtgaatatttttatttatacaattgcTCATTCTTGAATTATgacttattttatgttttccgTGATTAAATCTTGTTTTGGTTGTTTTGAAATCATTGGTATGTTTTCATAGTTAATTTCAGCTAACATTATcttcataaatttaatatatatttgatgaaTTTTACTTGAATAGAAGTACAAATTGATTACTAACATTGCCTTTTTGGGTATTAGTGGGCGTGCAGGGCGTGAAGGACCTGGAAAATGCTTCCGTCTATATCCTGAAAAAGAATTTGACAAACTTGAGGACTCAACAATGCCAGAGATTAAGCGGTGCAACCTTTCTAATGTTATTTTGCAGCTTAAAGCTCTGGGTGTCGATGACATACTAGGGTTTGATTTTATTGAGAAGCCTTCAAGGTAGGAGAACCTTCCAGAATTTTGGTCTGGCAGTTTCCCTACATTTGCATGTTTGGATATTTATGTGATTCCATGTTTTGAGTTGATAAATTCTCTTTATCTtgaaaaattaagttattaaaGGAGTAGCTACATATTATTCATATACCAAAATGATACGAAGGTATGACATTTaaaccaaaaattaataaaatgttacgTATATTATTCCCTCTACTTTTGGGAATATATTCATCCACTAAATAAGTAATGCAGAAGAATCAGGGACCACATCTACAAGAACCCATTACATGGACCATGATCAACAAAACCATATGTCTGgatagtttttagttttaaccATTCTTATTTGTTAATTGaagtatttattttgtttatatagtaTGGCAGCCATCATGCTATCCACTATCTTGCTATAGCAGTTTTGGGATCTTGCTGTATCAAATTGATAATTTTACTCCATGTATTTGTTTtcacttatataatttttaaaagtattttgacCTGGCAAAATGTTACTCAAAGCTTGTGCTTATCCCTTGTTGGAACAGGGCAGCTATTACAAAATCATTGGAGGAGCTATTTTTGTTGGGTGCCCTAACAGATGAATGTCTACTATCTGATCCTGTAGGACATCAAATGGCTCGACTGCCCTTGGATCCCATTTATTCCAAAGCACTTATTTTAGCTAGTGAGTTTAACTGCTTGGAGGAGATGTTGATAACTGTAGCTCTGCTGTCTGTGGAATCCATATTTTATACTCCTCGTGACAAGTTAGAAGAGGTTTGAGGACTGAACTCCTACTGTAttcctattatattatattttgatgttaTGATGAAACATAACATAAAGATGGTcagtgattatatatatatatagtactaGTGTATCTCTCTATTaactatttaacaaaatatttatgaatatcaTATTTTACTGATTTTAACGTACGAAGTTGACTGACTATGTGAAGGTTTTggttttcatatattttcatatacTTCTGTTCCCTCTTAgtatttatctaaaattattttgtttactgGTTTCTCTCATATTTTACCAGGCAAGAACTGCAACTAAATGCTTTTCAAGTCCAGAGGGAGACCACATCACTTTGATTAATGTGTATCGAGCATGTAATGATTTCTTGGAGAAGAGATCAATGGAGATGGGTATAGCAAAGACGGAAAAGGTTTTTAGAAAATGGtgcaaagaaaattatattaatagcCGGTCTCTTAGACATGCTCGTGACATTCACAAGTAATTTTATCATGTTAAGCTAAATATCAAGATTTCATGACATTTGTTTCTAATGTAATCTAGTCCAGACATTTATGCTTTCACATttgcaaattatttttttttcaggcaGATTAAGGGACATGTTGAACAAATGGGTCTTAATCTTTCTTCTTGTGGAGATGATATGCTTCAATTCCGCAGATGCCTAGCTGCTTCATTTTTCCTCAATGCAGCTGTAAAGCAGCCAGAGGGGACATACAGGTATCTAATTCAAGTTAGAAATTCTTGGCTGTCCTGTCTTTGTGGCATGCTTTCAATCCCAACTTGTAATTAGGTCAAACTCTGGTCTTTTAagtttgaaattgttttttggAATTCTGACTCTAACTGGAATCCTTAACTGcatatgtaatttattttgctATTAGAGGTCTCTTATTGCTTAGTTGTATGGCAGGGCTTTGGCAAGTGGTCAGGTGGTGCAGATCCACCCTTCTTCTGTGTTATTCCGGAAAAAACCAGAGTGTGTGATATTCAACGAATTGGTCCAAACTAATAACAAGTATGTCCGAAATTTAACAAGAGTTGATTACCTATGGTTAACCGAGTTGGCTCCCCAATATTATGCCATGCAGAATTAAATTCTTGGTGGTTCCACTGAACAGGTGATTCACGTTACCAATACTTTAATCCTTTTTAGTTTGGGTCTGATTTTGTTTTggtagtttaaatatttttataatgtgcAAAATTGGTGGTTTAAATCCACAATTCTATGTAATCCCTTGTACTGTCTTCATCATTGGGGCTGGCCCCTATGCAATTTGGGATTTGAAGCACTGCATACATCTTTATTGTCTTCTACAAGTCTGTCTTAACCTATATTTCACCAAAATTGCTACTCACTTGTTCTTTTATTCCATAAGAAATTTTAGCAGAAAAAAACCAGAAAATGAAATAAGCTTCTCTATAAGCtaacattaattaatgaataggttaaaaaatgaagatttgGGAAAGATATATGCGAGAACTTGTACAAATTATGGAGAAGCTAATGTAGTTTTGGCttcgttttttttctttcttagaaGTGTTTATAGAGAAATTTGTCAAAGCAAATCCAAATTTCATAACTTGGCCTATAAGTACCTCCGCCTACTGAAGCCAAGTTAGTCAAACTCTTGATTACTTAAAGGGATACATAATGATAAATCATTCTCTTGTTCTAGCGTTGGTCCCATTAGCTTATTTCTCTAAAATAACTAGTTTGAtgttgttgaatatagtgaaaaactatatttggattaatctcccttgtataaaatacacacatagggttctctatttataatagaagaaatatgggttaagtccaaaatacaaatgagaaataataacaaactaactaaaagataaaagatataatatatctaacagaTTTTTTGATGAACACTGGGTTTGTCCCACGTTCTTCAAAAGTTCCTATGTGTAAAATTCATAGGATTTGATAATAAGATCAAAGAGGCCAGAAATCTGTCATTGTTCTTAGGCTGCATTTCGTTGGTGTATATGGTTGAAAAGAAATGCTAGAACCTTCTCAGCACAACATTCTGCTATAGAGTTCATTTGGTTCTGCtagtttttcttgtttctttgagttttTCATTGTCTTTTAATGATGTTTTTATCAGATCTTCGGTGAGATTGGCACGCCACATTAAATGTTGTgatc harbors:
- the LOC108335808 gene encoding pre-mRNA-splicing factor ATP-dependent RNA helicase DEAH10, coding for MPSVHRGNFPNRQTQFSARRQKIMQQKKSLPIASVEKRLVKEVRKNDVLIIVGETGSGKTTQIPQFLLDAGLCRDGRVIGITQPRRVAAVTVAKRVAEECGVELGQKVGYSVRFDDTTSGSTRIKYMTDGLLLREALLDPYLSKYSVIIVDEAHERTVHTDVLMGLLKKVQLARSSSVTDGQSGRFHKMPRHEKYAPLKLIIMSASLDARAFSEYFGGAKAVHIQGRQFPVDIFYTRIAETDYLDASLITIFQIHLEEGPGDILVFLTGQEEIESVERLINEKLPQLPQENQKLLIVPIFAALPSEQQMRVFAPAPSGFRKVILATNIAETSVTIPGIKYVIDPGFVKARSYDPGKGMESLIIVPTSKSQALQRSGRAGREGPGKCFRLYPEKEFDKLEDSTMPEIKRCNLSNVILQLKALGVDDILGFDFIEKPSRAAITKSLEELFLLGALTDECLLSDPVGHQMARLPLDPIYSKALILASEFNCLEEMLITVALLSVESIFYTPRDKLEEARTATKCFSSPEGDHITLINVYRACNDFLEKRSMEMGIAKTEKVFRKWCKENYINSRSLRHARDIHKQIKGHVEQMGLNLSSCGDDMLQFRRCLAASFFLNAAVKQPEGTYRALASGQVVQIHPSSVLFRKKPECVIFNELVQTNNKYVRNLTRVDYLWLTELAPQYYAMQN